GATGATGAAGAGGAACAGCGCGTAGTAGACCACCGCGAAGCAGAGGCCGATCGGGATGATCAGCCAGGGTTTGGTGGCCAGCGACCAGTTGATGACGTAGTCGATCAGGCCCGCCGAGAAGCTGAAGCCGTCGTGCACCCCGAGCCCCCAGGTGATCGCCATCGACGCGCCGGTCAGCAGGGCGTGCACCGCGTAGAGGGCGGGGGCGATGTAGGCGAAGGAGTACTCGATCGGCTCGGTGACGCCGGTGACGAAAGAGGTCAGGCCCACCGAGAGCATCAGGCCGTAGATCTCCTTGCGCCGGTGCGGCTTGGCGGCGTGGGCGATGGCCAGGGCGGCGGCCGGCAGGGCGAACATCATGATCGGGAAGAAGCCGGAGGTGAACTGGCCGGCCGTCGGGTCGCCCGCCAGGAAGCGCGGGATGTCGCCGTGCACCACCTCGCCGTTGGCCTTGGTGAAGTCGCCGAACTGGAACCAGACGAAGGTGTTGAGCAGCTGGTGCATGCCGATCAGCAGCAGGGCGCGGTTGGCCACGCCGAAGATTCCGGCGCCGCCGGAGCCGAGGTCGACCAGCCACTGGCTGAAGTCGGTCATGGCGCGTCCGATCGGCGGCCAGATCCAGACCGCGAGGCACGCGAGCAGCATGCCCACCAGGGCGGTGATCATCGGGACCAGGCGGCGGCCGTTGAAGAAGCCGAGCCAGTCGACCAGCCTGGTGCGGTGGAAGCGGACCCAGAGCCAGGCGGAGAGCAGGCCGATCACGATGCCGCCGAGCACACCGGGGTTCTGGTAGACGGCGGCCTCGGCCGCGAGCGACTGCGGGTCCACACAGCGGTTGCCGATCAGCTTGGTCGGCGCCGGGCAGACCTCCGGGAAGGCCTGGAGGACCTTGTAGTAGACCAGGAAGCCGACCACCGCGGCGAGCGCGGTCGAGCCGTCCGCCTTCTTGGCCATGCCGATCGCGACGCCGATGCAGAACAGCAGCGGCAGGCCGAGGCCCGAGTCGAGCAGGGCGCCGCCGGCCGCCGCGAACACCTTGGCGACGTTGTCCCAGCCGAGGCCGTCCTTGCCGAAGACGTCGTCCTGGCCGAGCCGGTTCAGGATGCCCGCGGCGGGCAGCACGGCCACGGGCAGCTGGAGGCTGCGGCCCATCTTCTGGAGGCCGCCGTAGAAGCCGTGCCACCATGTCGTCCGTGACGCTGCGGCGCCTGCTGAACTCATCATCGCCCTCCGAGAGCAGTGCCCGTTCCGTGCGGGTCGCAGGGGCGCCGGAACACCTGGGGCGTTTCCCGCGTTCGTCGGAGTGGACCTATATTGGTGTAGACCACTCGCGGTGCAGGAGGTGGGCGCGCGCCAGGGGGCCGGAGGTCCCGCTGATCGACATCCTCGGGCGAAGATCCAGAGCCCGCGCGCCGAAGTGGGCCAAACGTGGACTAACCTGGCAAACCGGTCGAACTCGGGCGATGCTGGTCGCGCTGCTGACGCAACACGGCACATGAGCCCGCGTCAGCACCGACCACACACCGCAGCACAAGGGCAGGACGGCACCCGGCAAAGCAGCCGACGCCGAGACAGAGGGAGAAAGACATGGCCAGCAAGGCTGAGAAGATCGTCGCCGGTCTCGGCGGCATCGACAACATCGAAGAGGTCGAGGGCTGCATCACCCGCCTGCGCACCGAGGTCAAGGACGCCTCCCTGGTCAACGAAGCAGCCCTCAAGGCCGCCGGCGCCCACGGCGTCGTCAAGATGGGCACCGCCATCCAGGTCGTCATCGGCACCGACGCCGACCCCATCGCGGCCGACATCGAAGACATGATGTGACCTGACCCCACCGGTCACCCACACGGCCCGCCCAGCAGCACCCGCTGCCGCGCGGGCCGTCCGCGTACCGCCCGCCGGACGCCCCCGCACGCGCCCCCGGCGCGCCCCCGCCCACCAGCCCGAACGCCCGTACCGCCCGGCGCCGCGCACACCCACCGCACACCGGCAGCACCCCGCGACCGACTACGCTCGGACGCTATGTCACGCATCGACGGCCGCACCCCCGACCAGCTCCGCCCCATCACCATCGAACGAGGCTGGAGCAAGCACGCCGAAGGCTCCGTCCTCGTCTCCTACGGCGACACCAAGGTGCTCTGCACCGCCAGCGTCACCGAAGGCGTCCCCCGCTGGCGCAAGGGCACCGGCGAAGGCTGGGTCACCGCCGAGTACTCCATGCTCCCCCGCGCCACCAACACCCGCGGCGACCGCGAAGCCGTCAAGGGCCGCATCGGCGGCCGCACCCACGAGATCAGCCGCCTCATCGGCCGCTCGCTGCGCGCCGTCATCGACCACCGCGCCCTCGCCGAGAACACCATCGTGCTCGACTGCGACGTCCTGCAGGCCGACGGCGGCACCCGCACCGCCGCCATCACCGGCGCCTACGTCGCCCTCGTCGACGCCGTCGCCTGGGCCCGCGACAAGAAGATCCTCCGCGCCAAGGGACAGCCCATCACCGGCGGCGTCAGCGCCGTCAGCGTCGGCATCATCGACGGCGTCCCCATGCTCGACCTCCAGTACGAGGAGGACGTCCGCGCCGAGACCGACATGAACATCGTCTGCACCTCCGACGGCCGCTTCGTCGAGGTCCAGGGCACCGCCGAAGGCGCCCCCTTCGACCGCGCCCTGCTCGATCAGCTGCTCGACCTCGGCACCCTCGGCTGCGCCGAGCTCGACGAGATCCAGCGCAAGGCCCTCCAGGGCTGACAGCGCCGCGAATCGCCGCGAGGCGCGCCGCCCGTGAGCCGCACCGGCGCCGCCGGGCGCACCGCACCGCGGACCACACCGCGGACCACACCGCGGACCCACGGCGTGCCCCGCACCCCGGACCACACGCGGACCCCACGGCGCGCCGCCCGCGCGACACGGGCTCCGGACATCGGCTTCTGTACAGGCCGGGCCCGGAGCCCGTACGGTTCCCGCAGCACCCTGCACGGGAACCGCCGGAGCAACTCCAGCGTCATTCCCTGCGGAACCCGCGGACCCAGGAGGACCGGATGCCCCAGAGCATCACCCGCCCCGCCACCCTCGCAGTGGCGGCGCTCATCGCGATCCTCCCGCTCAGCGCGGTCAGCTGCTCGGCCGCCCAGAAGGCCCTCGACTGCGGCAACACCGCCATCAAGATCAGCGGCGACATCACCGACGTCACCACCGCCTTCAACAACGCGAGCAACGACGCGGCCGCCGCCGGACAGGCCCTGCAGAAGCTCAAGAACGACCTCGACCAGCTCGGCAAGAACTCCAAGAACACCGACGTCTCGCAGGCCATCACCGACCTCACCACCCAGGTCGACAAGGTCCAGCAGGCCGTCAACGCCAAGCAGGTCCCCGACCTCAAGCCGCTCGGCGACGCCGCCGGCAACCTCACCCAGGTCTGCACCGGCTGACGCCCCGCCGGGACCGGCGCCGGCACCCGCCCCGACTTGGCTAGGGTGGACGCCATGAGCACCCGCCGACTCGTCCTCGCCACCCGCAACCAGCACAAGGTCACCGAACTCCGGGCCATCCTCGGCCGGGCCGGCCTGGACGTCGAACTGGTCGGCGCCGACGCCTACCCCGAGATCCCCGACGTCGCCGAGACCGGCGTCACCTTCGCCGAGAACGCCCTCCTCAAGGCGCACGCCCTCGCCAAGGCCACCGGACTGCCCGCCGTCGCCGACGACTCCGGCCTCTGCGTCGACGTGCTGAACGGCGCACCCGGCATCTTCTCCGCCCGCTGGGCCGGCAAGCACGGCGACGACCGGGCCAACCTCGACCTGCTGCTCGCCCAGCTCTCCGACATCGCCCCCGAGCACCGCGGCGCGCACTTCGCCTGCGCCGCCGCCCTGGCCCTCCCCGACGGCACCGAGCGGGTCGTCGAAGGCACCCTGCCCGGCACCCTGCGCACGGCCCCGGCGGGTGACGGTGGCTTCGGCTACGACCCCGTGCTGCAGCCGCTGGGCGAGAGCCGGACCTGCGCCGAACTCACCGCCGACGAGAAGAACGCGATCAGCCACCGCGGCCAGGCCTTCCGGGCGCTGGCGCCGGTGGTGCGGGAGCTGCTGGGCTGACGGAGCGTCCGCCGGCATGTCGAAGGCCCGCTCGGAGTGATCCGAGCAGGCCTTCGTTTCCAAGGTTTCCAGCGGTGCGGCCGAAGGGATTCGAACCCTCAAGTCCTCACGGACCAACGGACCTAAACCGTCTGCGTCGCCACTGCGCCACGGCCGCCTGCCCTGCTGGGCATCATGCTACTTGGCTGCCGAAACGAAATGCACGCCGCTTTCGGGCTCAGGCCTGGCCGGCCGGCGAGCCCTCTTTGAGAGGTGGCCGGCCGGACGCTGATCGGGTGGCGCCCCGCGCGCGCCGGTTTCTCCCGCAGTAGGTGTCCGTGGTGGCGTGGCAGTTCGGGCAGAGCGACCTGAGGTTGCCGGGGCGGTTGCCCGACCAGTTCCCGTTGATGTGATCCACTTCGAGGGTGAGCGGCTCGCCGAGCCACTCGGGCCCTATGCCGCAACCTTCGCAGCTCTCGGGCCGGCCGAGCTCTGTCAGGGCCTGGCGGATCCTCCTCCCCGGAAGCCGCCCGTTTTCCGAAGGGCGTTCCACGAGGATCTCCTCGGGGGCCAGCCTGCTCGCGGGTGCCTTGCCCTGATTGTGCGCCTGTCCGGTGAAGTGCGAGGTGTCGATCCCGTAGTGCTTGAGCCGCTTGCTCGGGTAGCTGTGGGTGCCGCCCGCCAGTGGGACGCCGAGGCGCCGCATCATGTCGTCGATGCTGCTGGATCCGGCGGCCGGCTCGGTGAGCAGTTCGCGGGTGTACTTGATGGTCATGCGTGTCCCTCCGGGTCAAATGGCGCACCCGTCCCCCACTCGTACAAACGACTGTTGGGGCGTCTGGGTCACGGGTATGCAGGAGAGTTGGGCCGGCGCAGGGCGCTGAGGTGGCAAGTTGGTAACTTCTTTGCCAATTGGTACGGACCTATTGACCGGAGTGGTCCAGACCACATAGCTTCAGCGCCAATCTTGTATCCCCCACGTGCGTGCTCCCCCACAGGTACGCGCCGGCACTCTCTCCTGGAGGACCGAGTGTTGATCCGAAGCACGGCCGAGGAGCGTCCCACCGCTGCTCGCCGCGAGAAGAGCCCCGGCGTCCGGGCGGGCCTCGCCACGCTGGCCGCCGCCGGGCTGGCCGGCCTGCTGGTCGCCACGCTGGGCGCGGCGCCCTCGCAGGCGTCGGCCACCGTCGACAACGCCAGCTGTCGCCCCGACGGCATGTACGCCACGCCCGGCGTGGACGTGCCCTACTGCTCCGTCTACGACGAGGCCGGCCGCGAGAAGATGGGCGCCGACCACCAGCGCCGCATCATCGGCTACTTCACGGGCTGGCGCACCGGTAAGGACGGGACCCCCGCCTACCTGGTCAACAACATCCCGTGGGACAAGGTCACCCACCTGAACTACGCGTTCGGGCACATCGGCAGCGACAACAAGCTGTCGGTCGGCACGGACGGCCCGAACAACGAGGCCACCGGGATGACCTTCCCGGGCGTGGCCGGCGCGGAGATGGACCCGACGCTCCCGTACAAGGGCCACTTCAACCTGCTGACCAAGTACAAGAAGCAGTACCCGAACGTCAAGACGATGATCTCGGTGGGCGGTTGGACCGAGACCGGCGGCTACTTCGGCGACGACGGCAACCGGGTCAACTCCGGCGGCTTCTACTCGGTGACCACCAACGCCGACGGCACCGTCAACCAGGCGGGCATCGACACCTTCTCGGCCTCGGCGGTCGACTTCATCAAGAAGTACGGCTTCAACGGCGTCGACATCGACTACGAGTACGCGACCTCGATGAAGGACGCGGGCAACCCGCAGGACTGGACGCTGGCCAACGCCCGGCGCGGCGCGCTGGCCAAGGGCTACGCGGCGCTGATGAAGACGCTGCGCGAGAAGCTGGACCGGGCCGGCGCCGCCGACGGCAAGCACTACCTGCTGTCGGTCGCGGCCCCGTCGTCCGGGTACCTGCTGCGCGGCATGGAGACCTACCAGCCGGCGCAGTACCTCGACTACGTCAACATCATGTCGTACGACCTGCACGGCGCCTGGAACAAGTACGTCGGCCCGAACGCCTCGCTGTTCGACGACGGCAAGGACAACGAGCTGGCGTCGGCCAACGTCTACGGCACCGCCCAGTACGGCGGCATCGGCTACCTGAACGCCGACTGGGCGTTCCACTACTTCCGCGGCGCGATGCCGGCCGGCCGGATCAACGTCGGCCTGCCGTACTACACCCGCGGGTTCAAGAACGTCACCGGTGGCACCAACGGCCTCTGGGGCACCGCGAGCGCCACCACCTGCCCGGCCGGCGCCGGTCTCACCGCGTGCGGTGACGGTGCCGTCGGCATCGACAACATCTGGAACGACAAGGACACCGCAGGCAAGGAGTCCCCGGCCGGGTCGAACCCGATGTGGCACGCCAAGAACCTGGAGAAGGGCGTCGTCCCCGACTACCTCGCCAAGTACGGCCTGACCGACACCGCGCTGCAGGGCACCTACACCCGCAACTACAGCTCCAGCCTGGTGGCGCCGTGGCTGTGGAACGACACCAAGAAGGTCTTCCTCTCGACCGAGGACGAGCAGTCGGTGGCCGCCAAGGCGGACTACATCGTCAACCAGGGTGCCGGCGGCACGATGATCTGGGAGCTCGCGGGCGACTACAAGTGGGACGCGGCCGCCAACGGCGGCAAGGGCCAGTACGTGCAGGGCTCGACGCTGACCTCGCTGATGTACGACAAGTTCAAGGCCGCCTCGCCGTACGGCGCGACCCGCTCCACGATCGCGCTGCCGCAGCAGACCCTGCCGATCGACGTGACGTACACCAACTTCGCTCTGGGTGACTCGAACTACCCGATCAACCCGAAGCTCCACATCGTCAACAACTCGACGCTGACCCTGCCGGGCGGCACCGAGTTCCAGTTCGACTACAGCAACTCGGCCCCGGGCAACGCCAAGGACCAGTCCGGCTTCGGTCTGACCGTCATCAAGCAGGACAACCCGGGCCCGGGCAACGTGGGCGGCCTCAAGGGCACCTACAACCGCGTCTCGGTGAAGCTGCCGGGCTGGCAGTCGCTGGCGCCGGGCGCCTCCGTCGACCTGGACTTCACCTACTACCTGCCGGTCTCGACCCCGGCCAACTGGACGGTGAACGTCGCGGGCACGCTGTACGGCCTGACCGGCGACCTGACCCGCGGCTCGACCGGCGGCACCTCCTCGCCGAGCCCGACCGCGACGGCCACCGCCTCGCCGACCGTCACGGCCTCGCCCACCGCGACCGCCTCGCCGACCGCCACGGCGACCGCGACGGCCTCGCCGACCGCCACCGCCACGGCGACCGCTTCGCCCACCGCGACGGCCACCGCCGGTGCCTGCACCGGTGCCCCGAGCTGGGACGCCGGCGCGACCTACGCGACCACCACCAAGGTGTCGTGGAAGGGCCACTACTACAGCAACAAGTGGTGGACCAAGGGCGAGGACCCCACGACCACCGGTGCGTGGGGCGTCTGGAGCGACCTCGGAGCCTGCTGATCGGATGACAGCGGCTCACCGAGGTGAGTGACGGCGGTGGCGGTGCACCCGGTCGGGGGGTGTGCCGCCACCGCTTCGTTCCGTCCCGGCCCCCGCGGCCGTGGCCGGACCAGGGGGCTCAGGGGCGCGCCCGCGGGCTCAGTGCTCGACGTCGGAGCGCATCGCGAGGAACAGTGCGGCGGCTTCCTTGACGGTGGTCCGGGGGAAGAGCGCGACGCCCGCCGTGCCGGCGTCCGCCCAGCCGCAGAGCACGTCGGTACTGGGGGCCTCGGGCAGGCCCAGGCACTCGACCGAGCCGCCCAGCGGCCCGGGCCCGTAGGGCGCGGCGGTGCCGGGGGTGCCGGTGGAGCCGTTCTGCAGGGCGTGGTCGATCAGGCCGCGCCAGAGGTGCTCGCGGCGCTTGTTCGAATCCTCCGGGACGTTGTCGACCGCGACCAGGAGGATCCGGCGACCGTCCCCCTTGCCGGCCGGCGCGTACTCGGAGACGACCAGGTTCATGCCGGGCCGCATCTCCCCGGGGTCGATGACCACGTCGGACACGGCGCCCGGCCCGGTGTACACGGCCAGCCCGCCGGCCGTCCGCGCCGCTGCGACCTGCCGCTTCCCGGCCGGGGCCGCAGTGGTGGTGGGGGCCGGCGCGGGAGTCCTGCTCGCCGCGGGCGCGGTGCTCGCGGGGGCGGCGGCCGGACTGCTCGGGGCTGCGACGGGCGCGGTCGCGGCGGGGCCGTCGGCGACGCCGGGATTCTCCTCCGGTCCGCAGGCGGTGAGCGCGAGGGCGGCCGCCAGGGTGGTCGCGGCGGCGAGGGCGAGGCGGGCGGGGCGGGCGGCGACGGGTCTGTGGCTCGGCACGGTCACTCCAGGGGCGCGGCGGGAACCGGGCTGCTGGACCCGGTGCGCAGTACCCTAGGGGCGCCAGGTCGCCGGCCGCCGGTGCTTGGCCTCATCAGGACACCATCGGGACAGAGCGGTGACAGACCGCCACGGGCCCTGCGGGCTGTTTCGGCCCTGCCGGCGGCTCCGGCACGGCGGGACCCGCACGGCGGACCCCTGGCACGGCGGGCCCGCGCGGGGCCCGCCGGCGGTCGGGCGGCGGGATCAGGCCGCGGCGATCTTCAGGTCACGGAGCAGCTTGGCCACGTGGCCGGTGGCCTTGACATTGTACAGGGCGTGCTCGACCTTGCCCTGCTCGTCCACGATCACGGTGGAGCGGATCACGCCGACGACGGTCTTGCCGTAGAGCTTCTTCTCGCCGAAGGCGCCGTAGGCCTCCAGGACGGACTTGTCCTCGTCGGCGAGCAGGGTGACCTTGAGGTCCTCCGTCTCGCGGAACTTGCCGAGCTTCTCGGGCTTGTCCGGGGAGATGCCGACGACCTCGTACCCGGCGCCGGAGAAGGCCTCCAGGTTGTCGGTGAAGTCGCAGGCCTGGGTGGTGCAGCCGGGGGTGAGGGCGGCGGGGTAGAAGTACACGATCACCTTGCGACCGAGGTGGTCGGCGAGGGACACCTGCTTGCCGTCGGCGTCGGGCAGGGTGAAGGCAGGCGCGGTGTCTCCGGCCTGGAGGCGCTCGCTCACGGTGGATCTCTCCTCGTGTGGACTGGTGGTCGTACCACGGCAAACTTACCTCTGTTGGTGGGTGGGGCCGCGCGTGGCGGCGGGTCAGCTGACAAACTGGGTCGGTCGTACAGGACAACATCGGTGAATGGGGTGGCCCTAGTGGGCGAGGCGAGCACGAAGGACAAGGCGGACACGCGGACGGCCGCCCAGATCGAGGCGGACATCGCGCGGACCCGCACCAAGCTGGCGTCGACCCTGGACGAGCTCGCGGTGCGGGTGCACCCGTCGACGGTCGCCGCGCAGGTGAAGGCCAAGGCGGTGGCGTCGGTGGAGCAGAAGGCCGGCCGGGCGTACGTGGCGGCGAGCGGGGCGGTGGAGAAGGCGAAGGCGCAGTTCACGGACGAGAAGGGCCGCCCGCGCAAGGAGCGGATCGTGCCGGCCGCGCTGGTCGGCGTCGGTGTGGTGCTGCTGGTGGCGTCGGCGCGCAGGCGCCGGCGGGGCTGAGCCGCGGTACCCGCCGGCCGGCCCTCGTGGGTACGGCCCGCGGAGCCGGCGGGGGAGCGGGGCGCGGGCCGGGTGCGCCGGATGTGCGTACCCGGCCTTCCGCATGCCGGGCCAGGGTCACGCGGGTGCCCGGGGGCGGGTACGGTCGGGGCGTGAGTACCAACGACGCGCGGACCCCGCAGGACGAAGCACCTCGCCACGACCGGCTGGGCGAGAAGCTGCCGATCAAGATGCTGCACGACCGGGTGCTGGTGAAGACCGAGGGGGCGGAGGGCGAGCGCCGTTCGACCGGCGGCATCCTGATCCCGGCCACCGCGGAGCTGAGCAAGCGGTGCACCTGGGCGGAGGCC
The sequence above is a segment of the Kitasatospora sp. NBC_00240 genome. Coding sequences within it:
- the bcp gene encoding thioredoxin-dependent thiol peroxidase, with protein sequence MSERLQAGDTAPAFTLPDADGKQVSLADHLGRKVIVYFYPAALTPGCTTQACDFTDNLEAFSGAGYEVVGISPDKPEKLGKFRETEDLKVTLLADEDKSVLEAYGAFGEKKLYGKTVVGVIRSTVIVDEQGKVEHALYNVKATGHVAKLLRDLKIAAA
- the rdgB gene encoding RdgB/HAM1 family non-canonical purine NTP pyrophosphatase; translated protein: MSTRRLVLATRNQHKVTELRAILGRAGLDVELVGADAYPEIPDVAETGVTFAENALLKAHALAKATGLPAVADDSGLCVDVLNGAPGIFSARWAGKHGDDRANLDLLLAQLSDIAPEHRGAHFACAAALALPDGTERVVEGTLPGTLRTAPAGDGGFGYDPVLQPLGESRTCAELTADEKNAISHRGQAFRALAPVVRELLG
- a CDS encoding PTS transporter subunit EIIC, encoding MSSAGAAASRTTWWHGFYGGLQKMGRSLQLPVAVLPAAGILNRLGQDDVFGKDGLGWDNVAKVFAAAGGALLDSGLGLPLLFCIGVAIGMAKKADGSTALAAVVGFLVYYKVLQAFPEVCPAPTKLIGNRCVDPQSLAAEAAVYQNPGVLGGIVIGLLSAWLWVRFHRTRLVDWLGFFNGRRLVPMITALVGMLLACLAVWIWPPIGRAMTDFSQWLVDLGSGGAGIFGVANRALLLIGMHQLLNTFVWFQFGDFTKANGEVVHGDIPRFLAGDPTAGQFTSGFFPIMMFALPAAALAIAHAAKPHRRKEIYGLMLSVGLTSFVTGVTEPIEYSFAYIAPALYAVHALLTGASMAITWGLGVHDGFSFSAGLIDYVINWSLATKPWLIIPIGLCFAVVYYALFLFIIKKFNLKTPGREDDEEIEDVTKA
- a CDS encoding chitinase C-terminal domain-containing protein, with translation MAAAGLAGLLVATLGAAPSQASATVDNASCRPDGMYATPGVDVPYCSVYDEAGREKMGADHQRRIIGYFTGWRTGKDGTPAYLVNNIPWDKVTHLNYAFGHIGSDNKLSVGTDGPNNEATGMTFPGVAGAEMDPTLPYKGHFNLLTKYKKQYPNVKTMISVGGWTETGGYFGDDGNRVNSGGFYSVTTNADGTVNQAGIDTFSASAVDFIKKYGFNGVDIDYEYATSMKDAGNPQDWTLANARRGALAKGYAALMKTLREKLDRAGAADGKHYLLSVAAPSSGYLLRGMETYQPAQYLDYVNIMSYDLHGAWNKYVGPNASLFDDGKDNELASANVYGTAQYGGIGYLNADWAFHYFRGAMPAGRINVGLPYYTRGFKNVTGGTNGLWGTASATTCPAGAGLTACGDGAVGIDNIWNDKDTAGKESPAGSNPMWHAKNLEKGVVPDYLAKYGLTDTALQGTYTRNYSSSLVAPWLWNDTKKVFLSTEDEQSVAAKADYIVNQGAGGTMIWELAGDYKWDAAANGGKGQYVQGSTLTSLMYDKFKAASPYGATRSTIALPQQTLPIDVTYTNFALGDSNYPINPKLHIVNNSTLTLPGGTEFQFDYSNSAPGNAKDQSGFGLTVIKQDNPGPGNVGGLKGTYNRVSVKLPGWQSLAPGASVDLDFTYYLPVSTPANWTVNVAGTLYGLTGDLTRGSTGGTSSPSPTATATASPTVTASPTATASPTATATATASPTATATATASPTATATAGACTGAPSWDAGATYATTTKVSWKGHYYSNKWWTKGEDPTTTGAWGVWSDLGAC
- the rph gene encoding ribonuclease PH, which produces MSRIDGRTPDQLRPITIERGWSKHAEGSVLVSYGDTKVLCTASVTEGVPRWRKGTGEGWVTAEYSMLPRATNTRGDREAVKGRIGGRTHEISRLIGRSLRAVIDHRALAENTIVLDCDVLQADGGTRTAAITGAYVALVDAVAWARDKKILRAKGQPITGGVSAVSVGIIDGVPMLDLQYEEDVRAETDMNIVCTSDGRFVEVQGTAEGAPFDRALLDQLLDLGTLGCAELDEIQRKALQG
- a CDS encoding DUF3618 domain-containing protein; this translates as MGEASTKDKADTRTAAQIEADIARTRTKLASTLDELAVRVHPSTVAAQVKAKAVASVEQKAGRAYVAASGAVEKAKAQFTDEKGRPRKERIVPAALVGVGVVLLVASARRRRRG
- a CDS encoding HNH endonuclease signature motif containing protein encodes the protein MTIKYTRELLTEPAAGSSSIDDMMRRLGVPLAGGTHSYPSKRLKHYGIDTSHFTGQAHNQGKAPASRLAPEEILVERPSENGRLPGRRIRQALTELGRPESCEGCGIGPEWLGEPLTLEVDHINGNWSGNRPGNLRSLCPNCHATTDTYCGRNRRARGATRSASGRPPLKEGSPAGQA